The DNA region CTCCGGCCACGGCACAGGCAGCTCGGGGCAGCGCGCAAACGCCTCCAGCAGGCTCGGCGTGAAGGCCAGCCCCTTGGTGGCCGCGGCGGCGGCCGCCCGCACGGGCAGTGCCGCGTCGTCCTCGGCGACATAGCCGGGAGCGAGGGCCAACTCTCCGTCGACGTCAATGAGGCCCTGCGCGACGTGAACGTGACGCGGGGCGCTACCCCTCCGCTTGGCAAGGAAGGCCCGCGAACCGACGCCCGACTTCTCAAGCGAGCGTCGCGCGCCCCTCTCCGTCGTATCGACGGCGAAGGCGATGACGCGCCCCGCCCCCGCAACGGATGCCAAGAGCTCGTCGACATCGTCGTAGCCCATGTGCTCCGCCACGTCCGATGCAATGTGCCTACCCACGATGTGGGTGGCGCGGCCGGTCACCATCTGCACGGCGTCGCGCACGTCCAAGAGGTGGTTTGCCGCGTCGTCTACCGAGCCGTGCGGCTTGTCGGTGAGCCACGTCGCGGACAGCGCGGTCAGGCTCACGTAGTCGCGCAGTCCACCGCGCGACTCCTTGAGGTTCGGCTCGATGAGGTACGCGAGCTCGCCACAGCGTTCGGCGCGGGCGCGGGACGCTGCGAGAAGATCGGGAAGGCGCCTGCGGGCGGCCGACCGCCAGTCGGCAAGGATCGCCGACCTCGCCTGCTGAGCGAGAAGCTCATCGCCCGCGATGTGTCGCAGGTCCAGCAGCCCCGCCGCGGCGGCCAGGTCCTTGGAGGCGACCTGCCTGCATTCGACGAGTGACCTGGTCGAGTGATCGAGCTGAAGGCCCGCGTCCCAGATCGGGTACCACAGGCGCTGGGCGGCGGCGGCTGCGGCCGCCTTGCCCTTGGAGGTGCCGTCATGAAGCAACACGAGGTCGAGATCGGATTGCGGCCCGGCCTCCGCCCGCCCGACGCTCCCCACGGCGGCGAGCGTCAAGCCGTCGACACCGTCGACCACCATCGCGAAGTGCTCGGCGAGCCGCTCGTTGACGAGCGCGGCGAGCGCCTGCCGCCGCTCTCGGCCGGGACTGTGAGAGAGCGCTAGCGCCAACTCTTGCCTCTCACGCTTGAGGTCCCGCACCCCCAGGGGATGCGGGACCTCAGCATGAGAATCATCCCGGACTGCGTCCGATCGACCCATCGTTTATTGAACTCCTTAGAGAGCGTCGGCGCCGTGCTCGCCGGTGCGAACGCGAGCGACGTCGTCAACGGGAATGACCCAGACCTTGCCGTCGCCGATCTTGCCCGTCTGAGCGGCCGACACGATCGCGTCGGTCACTGCTGCGGCATCGGCGTCCTCGACGAGGATCTCAAGACGAGTCTTGGGAACCAGGTCCACGGTGTATTCGGCACCGCGGTAGACCTCGGTGTGGCCCTTCTGACGGCCGTAGCCGGCAGCCTCGGATACCGTGACGCCCTTGACGCCTACGGCCTCAATTGCGGCGCGGACCTCGTCCACGCGGTGTGGCTGAATGATCGCAGTGACCAGTTTCATCGTTGGTTCGCCTCCTCGTATGCGGTTTCGCCGTGCTCGGCGAAGTCGATGCCCGCCACTTCTACATCTTCGCTCACGCGCAGACCCATCGTGTACTTCAGTGCGTAAACAATCACGAGCGTCACGACGAATGAATAGACAACCGCCACGAGCGCGCCGATGACCTGCGAGCCGAGCTGCTCCCCACCGCCTCCGTAGAAGAGGCCATTCAATGCACCCTTCGGCGCAAAGGTGGTGCCCTCATTGAGGTGCGCGAAGAAGCCGATCAGGATCGTGCCGACGATGCCGCCGACCAAGTGGACTCCCACGACGTCAAGCGAGTCATCGAAGCCGAACTTGTACTTGAGACCCACCGCGTAGGCACACACGATACCTGCGATGAGGCCGATGGCGAGCGCACCCCAGGTGTCCACCGAGGCGGCCGCGGGGGTGATCGCGACCAGACCCGCGACGATGCCGGAGGCGGCACCGAGCGACGTGGCGTGACCGTCACGAATCCTCTCGACGAGTAGCCAACCAAGCATGGCGACCGCGGGAGCGACCGTCGTGTTCAGGAAGGCCCGACCGGCGGTCGGGTCTGCGGCGAACTCCGAACCGGCGTTGAAGCCGAACCAGCCGAACCACAGGAGCGCGGCACCGAGCATGACGTAAGGCAGGTTGTGAGGCTTGAAAGGCTCCTTGCCGAAGCCCTTACGGATGCCTAGCACGAGCGCGAATGCAAGACCCGCGGCACCGGCGTTGATGTGGACGACCGTTCCACCGGCGAAGTCAATCACCGGGGTCGGCGAGAACGAGCCGAGCAAGCCGCCGTCCCACACACCGTGTGCGACGGGCGTGTAGACGAGCGTGACCCACAGCACCGTGAAGACGGTCCAGGTGCTGAACTTGAGACGGTCGGCGAGCGAGCCCGAGATCAGGGCCACCGTGATGATGGCGAACGTGGCCTGGAAGGCCACCATGACCAGGAACGGCACCCCCGCGGAGGCCGCGAGGCTTGTGCTGTCGCTCACTCCGTTGAGTCCAAAGAAGCCCTTGGGGCTGCCGACGAAGTTGCCCAGCAGGCCGCTGGAGCCGTTGAAGGCCAGTCCATATGCGTAGACCACCCAGACAACCGCGACGGTTCCGATGGTGATGAAGCTCATCATCATCATGTTGAGCACGGACTTCGTGCGAACCATGCCGCCGTAGAAGAACGCCAGCGCGGGCGTCATCAGCAGCACGAGTGCGGTCGCAACGATCATCCACGCGGTGTTGCCAGTATCAAGCGTGAAATCCATTGTCTAATCTCCCTCCGCGAGCCGGACGGCCAGCAGTGATGCAAGACTCCCGCAGGATGGTTTCGCACGAACCTCCCCCGTGTTTCCGTACCGTTACGAAATCGCCGGCCAGGTAAAAGTCGTGTTGCGCACGAGGGGCAGAGCCGCTGCCCCAATGATTGGGGGCACTATTCGACCGACTTTCACGTCACTCGATGGAGTCGACCATCCACTTTCCGTCCACCTTGACGAGGTGGTACGTCAGCGGGCCGTCTCCCAAGTCTGGCGACGTGAGCGTTCCCGTGACGGTCGCGGTCGATCCACTTGTCTCGACGCCGTCAAGGCTGATCGAGAACGTCCCGTTACTGGGATCGGGAAAGTATGAGACCGCGGCCTCTTCGCACGTCCCCGGGTAACCATCTCCGTCCCTGAAGTCGGCAGTGGTGAGGTCGAGGTATGTCTTGCAGTCTCCCGACATGTACGCGGTGTTGAAGGCATCCGCGACGCTCTTGGGGCCCGCGGTGACCTTGCCCACGAGCATCACGACGGCAACGACAGCAATGACACCGAGTACGACGAGTCCTCCGCCAATTCCAACGATCCAGGGCCAGACGCGCCGGCGAGGCGCTGACGACGCGACCCCCAGGGGCTCTTGTGACGGCAACGCCGCATAGCCGTTCACGGGAGCAGCGGGCGGCGCGGGCGGCGTGGCGAGCTCTGCGGCGGGAGCAATGTGCTCAGTCCACGCCGAACCGTCCCAATACCGCTGGGTTCCATCCGGCTGCGGGTACCAACCTGCTGCTGCTTGCGTCATGATTCCGCCCCTTCGTCGCCGCGCTACGGCGCTTAAGTGCACGGTAGCAGTTGGGGAACTCGACCGTATGGCCTTGCCGCCCGATTCCTCTGGGCGCCCCTTTTGTCGCGCTAGTCGCCAAGCAAACCGTCGACAAAACCCTCGGGATCGAAGGGAGCGAGGTCGTCGGCGCCCTCGCCGAGGCCCACAAACTTCACGGGTACGCCAAGCACCCTTTGAACCGCGAGCACGATCCCGCCCTTGGCGGTGCCGTCCATCTTGGTGAGCACAATCCCCGTGAGCGGCGCGACCTCCGCAAACACGCGTGCCTGGGCCAGACCATTTTGGCCCGTCGTGGCATCGAGGACGAGGAGCGTCTCGCTGATCGGAGCCACCTTGGTGACCACGCGAGCAATCTTGCCGAGCTGATCCATCAGCCCGGCCTTGTTTTGCAGCCTTCCCGCGGTGTCGATCAGCACGATGTCGACGCCGTCGCGCTGCGCGGTCTGCGTCGCGTCGAAGGCGACCGATGCGGGATCGGCTCCTTCGGCATCGGCCCTGACCGTGGCGACGCCCACGCGGGCTCCCCACGTCTCGAGTTGGTCTGCGGCGGCGGCCCTGAACGTGTCTGCTGCGGCGAGCACGACGGAATAGCCCTCGGCGACAAGGACGCGTGCGATCTTGCCGACACTCGTGGTCTTGCCCACACCGTTCACTCCGACGACGAGAACGGGGGCGAGTACTCCTGCGCCAGCGACGCCCACTCTCAAGGAGCGGTCCGCCTCCGGGTCAATGGCCGCCAGCAACGCTGCACGCACCGCCGCTTTGGGGCTCTCTTCGCCCCCGGAGACCCTCGCGCGAACCTCCGCGATGATTTGCTCGGTGACCGCCGCGCCCACATCGGCGAGGAGCAACGCCTCTTCGAGCTCATCCCAGGCATCCTGACCGAGGTCGCGACGCCCGAAGAAGCCGGCGAGCCGCTCCCCCAGCGCACCGCCGACGCGTGAACGCCTCAGCGCGAAACGCGAATCGACGCTCTCTGGAATCTCGAAGGCACCCGGACCCGCGGGCGTCCGGGTCGGGGCGGGCGCTTCGACCGTGGCCGCTGTCGCCACGGGAGCTGGGGTGCTTGGCTTCGCCTTCTCGCCTCGAGAACGCAATCGCCACGTGGCGAGGGCCACTCCCACAATCGCCACGGAGGCGACTACTACGACGGCGAGGTCTGCTTGGCCGGGAATCCAGGAAATGTCCACATCTCTAGTGTCGCAAATGCATGTGACGTGTCGGCCTCTGGGCGCGCCGACGAGTCCAGGCTCGCCCGTCTACATCAGCGGAGGTGCTCGCCGACCGGCCGGAGGCCAGCGCGATCGGCCTTGGCCCTGTCGATCTCCGACAACCTGCCGACCAACTGCCAATCGCCCTCGTCACGGCGAAGGGTGGCGTAAAGATCGATGTGTTCCTTGTGCGACTTGGCGCGACGAAGCGCCCGAATCGCCTGAGCTCCGCGGCCCTCGGCGAGGAACGCCAAGCCCATGGAGAACAGGGACAGAACGATGCCCCACGCGAAAATGTCGAACATAGCGCCAAATACCATGATGCCTCCAACAACGGACAGTTTGTACATAAAGTCTCGCCGTTGAGACATTGGGTGCAGGGCCGTTCTCGCGAAGGCCTCTGTAGGTAATAACGCTTCGGGCGGCCTTGCGTTCCCCGCTAGGCCGCGTCGTCGTGACCGCGTCGTCTAGGCCGCGTCGTCACCCATGCGCTGGGAAACGACCGTCGTCACACCATCGCCACGCATCGTGATGCCGTACAGGGCATCCGCGACCTCCATCGTGCGCTTCTGATGCGTAATCACAATGAGCTGGGACTCATCCCGCAGTTCCCTGATGATCTCGAGCAGGCGTCCAAGGTTGGTGTCGTCCAACGCGGCCTCGACCTCGTCCATGACGTAGAACGGGCTTGGCCTCGCCTTGAAGATCGCCACGAGCATCGCGACGGCGGTGAGCGAACGCTCGCCGCCGGACAACAGCGACAGCCGCTTCACCTTCTTGCCCGCGGGCCTTGCCTCGACGTCGATTCCCGTCTCGAGCATGTTCTTGGGATCGGTCAGCACGAGCCTGCCCTCCCCGCCGGGGAAGAGGCGCGGGAAGATCAATTCAAACTGAGCGGCCGTGTCGTTGAACGCCTCGGTGAAGATCTGCTCCACTCGCTGGTCGATCTCGGTCACGATGCTCAACAGGTCCTCGCGTGACGACTTGATGTCCGCAAGCTGGTCCTGGAGGAACTTGTGCCTCTCCTCCAGCGCCGCGAACTCCTCCAACGCGAGCGGATTGACCCGCCCCAACTGACCGAGCCCGCGCTCGGCATGCCGCAGCCGCTTCTCTTGAGCCTCACGCACGAAAGGCTCCGCCTTCTCGTTGCCTTCCGCGTCGATCACGGGCACGTCGTGCTGTGGACCGAACTCGTCGACGAGTTGACCGGGGTCCATGCCCAGTTCCTCGATCGCGCGCTCGCTCAGTTGGTCGAGCCTCACCTGCTGCTGAGCGCGCATCACCTCGTCGCGGTGCGATTCGTTCGTCAGCCTGCCGTACTCGCCCGACAGTTGTTCGACGTGGGCGCGCACCTCGACGAGAGCGGTCGTCCGCTCCGACCGCCTCGACTCAACGTCGGCCCTCGCGTCGTCGGCCCTCGCCACGGACGCGTCGATGACAGGGAGCGTGGCGGCGACGCCCGCCATGACCTCACGCGCCGCCTCGGATTGCTTCTGCCTGCGCTGGGCGGCCTCATCGGCCCGCGCCCGCGCGTCGCGCTCGGCGGACGCCGTCCTCTCGAGACTCTCCGCACGCGCCGCGAGTGCGCGCGACCGCTCCTCCGCCGTGCGCAGGGCGAGCCTCGCCTCGGTCTCCTTGGCGCGCGCAATCTGCGCGGCCGCCGAGTCCTCGTCGCGCTTGATGTGCGCCGACTTGGTGTCCGACTCCGTCTGCTCCGGTTCTGCCTGCGCGGCCCTGAGCCGCTCCACGAGACCCGCAAGCTCGCCTTGGTTGGCCTCGATGCGTGCGCTCGCATCCGACATTTGACTCTCGAGGCGCTCGGCGTCCGCGCCCGCAGAACGCGCGGAGGACGACAGGTGGCCCAGTTGCTCGGCGACCGCGGACATTCTCGCGTCGGACTCGTGGAGACGGGCGAGGGTTGCCTCGTGCGCCACAGACGCCCGCTGCTCCTCCTCGGCCGCGGCGCGCAGCGCAAATTGCTGCTGCTCCGCCTGGTGAGCTGCCGCGTCTCGCTTGTGGCACGCGTCGTCGAAGGCCGCCTGGAGATGCATGATGCTTGGCGCGTCTCCGGCTCCGCCCGATGCGTTGCGCGAGCCGAGCAGGTCTCCCCTGCGGGTCACCGCCACCACGTCGTGATGTGCCGCGACGAGCGCCCTCGCGGCCGCCAGGTCCTCGACGACAACGACACCGGAGACGAAGGCCCTCACGGTCGAGGCGAGCGCCGACGAGTCTTCGATGAGGTCGGATGCCCACTCGGCGCCAGGCGGCAGTGCCGCGTCGGGGTTTGTGACCACCGCGGAGGAATCCGCAACGACGAACCTGGCCCGCCCCGCGTCTTCGTCGCGCAGCCACCTGATGGCGTCGACCGCGTCGTCAACCGAGTCAACGGCGACGGCCTCCGCGAGCGTGCCGAGCGCCGCGGCGATCGCGTCCTCCGCCCCGTCCCGAATGGTGATGTGCGATGCGACGGTTCCCCGCACAAAGCGGACTCCCGCCGCGAGAAGCTCGCCCACGCCGTCCTTGCGTGTGAGCGACAGACTCAGCGCCTCCGCCTTCGCCGCCCAGGTGTCGCGCTCCCTTTCGGCGTCGCGCAGGCCCTGTTTCACGTGCTCGAGCCGTTCCTTGGCCTCGTCAAGCGCCCCGACGGCGGCCTCATGGGCGGCGTCGAGGTCCTCCTCGCCGCGCTCGACGTCCATCACGGTGGTCTCGAGCCTCTGGAACTCAGTCGCCGCATCGCGAGCCCTGCGCTGCGCCGCGTCGTGTGCCTCACGCAGGCGACCAATTTCCGCTTCCATCGCCTCGACGCTCGACCGGCGGGCGGCCACGTCGCCCGCGAGCCGCGCGACACCCTCACGGCGATCGGCAACCGAGCGCAATAGGTTGGCCAGATGCCTCTCTGACGCCTCGGCCACCTGTTCCGCCTCCGCGCGCGCGGACTCAGCCGATTCGAGAGCCGTCGTCGCCTCCTGCACCTCTCCGTCGAGCTCCTCGCGCGCCGCATGGGCACGCTCGAGCTGGTCCGCGAGGTCGATGAGGTCGGTGACGGGCTGCGAATCGACGGCGGAACCGAGCATCCGCACGCGCTCCTCGGCCAACGTGCCGAGGTTGCGCAGGCGTTCGCGCTGGGAGGTCAACCGGTAGTAGATGTCGTTGGCCTTCGTCAACGCGGGCGTCGCCTCGGCCGATGCCGTTTCCAGTTCGGCCATGCGCGCCTTCGCCTCGGCAAGTGCCGCATCGACTTGCGCCTGACGCTCCTTGATCGCGGATTCGTCGGCCTGATCCTTGGCGATGGCGATCGTGAGCATTGAAATGTCGTCGGCGAGAATCCGAGAGCGTGCATCGCGCACCTCGGACTGGATCGATTGGGCCTGACGCGCGACCTCCGCCTGCTTGCCCAAGGGGCCGAGCTGCCTGCGCAATTCGGCCGTGAGGTCCTGTACTCGGGTCAGGTTGCCCTGCATCGCATCGAGCTTGCGGAGCGCCTTCTCCTTGCGCCTGCGGTGCTTGAGGATGCCCGCGGCCTCCTCGATGAAGTGCCTGCGCTCCTCGGGCGTTGCCCGCAGCACGCCGTCGAGTTGGCCCTGACCAACGATCACGTGCATCTCGCGGCCCAGCCCAGAGTCGGAAAGCAGATCCTGGATGTCGAGCAGCCTGCAAGGCGCACCGTTGATCGCGTATTCGGACCCGCCTGATCGGAACAGCGTGCGGCTGATCGTCACCTCGGAGTACTCGATGGGCAGCGCACCGTCGGAGTTGTCGATCGTCAGCGCCACCTCGGCGCGCCCAAGCGGCGGGCGGCCTGCCGTGCCCGCGAAGATGACGTCGGACATGTTGCCGCCGCGCAGGGTCTTGGCGCCCTGCTCGCCCATCACCCAGGCGAGGGCATCGACGACGTTCGACTTGCCGGAGCCGTTTGGCCCCACCACGCACGTGATCCCCGGCTCGAATTCAAGGGTGGTCGCGGACGCGAAGGACTTGAAGCCCCTAAGCGTCAGCGATTTGAGGTGCACGTGGCGAGTCTAGTGAAGGGTGCGGCTAGGCCCTCACAGGGAGGGGAACCAAATGCCAATCTCGCGCGCGGCGGAATCGGGACTGTCCGAGCCATGCACGAGGTTCTGGATCACCTTGGTGGGCCACTGGCGGCCAAGATCGCCGCGAATGGTGCCTGGCGCGGCCACCGTCGGGTCCGTCGCACCCGCAAGCGAACGGAAGCCCTCGATCACCCTGTCGCCCTCGGCGACAACCGCCAGGACGGGGCCCGAAACCATGAACTCGACGAGCGACTCATAGAACGGCTTGCCCACGTGCTCCTCGTAGTGCTGGGCGAGCAGTTCGGCCGATGCGGTGCGCAGTTCCACGGCGACGAGCGTGTAGCCCTTCGCCTCGATGCGGGCGAGGATCTGGCCGGACATGCCGCGCTCGACGCCATCTGGCTTGA from Demequina lutea includes:
- a CDS encoding DUF2510 domain-containing protein, giving the protein MTQAAAGWYPQPDGTQRYWDGSAWTEHIAPAAELATPPAPPAAPVNGYAALPSQEPLGVASSAPRRRVWPWIVGIGGGLVVLGVIAVVAVVMLVGKVTAGPKSVADAFNTAYMSGDCKTYLDLTTADFRDGDGYPGTCEEAAVSYFPDPSNGTFSISLDGVETSGSTATVTGTLTSPDLGDGPLTYHLVKVDGKWMVDSIE
- the ftsY gene encoding signal recognition particle-docking protein FtsY, with the translated sequence MVGVALATWRLRSRGEKAKPSTPAPVATAATVEAPAPTRTPAGPGAFEIPESVDSRFALRRSRVGGALGERLAGFFGRRDLGQDAWDELEEALLLADVGAAVTEQIIAEVRARVSGGEESPKAAVRAALLAAIDPEADRSLRVGVAGAGVLAPVLVVGVNGVGKTTSVGKIARVLVAEGYSVVLAAADTFRAAAADQLETWGARVGVATVRADAEGADPASVAFDATQTAQRDGVDIVLIDTAGRLQNKAGLMDQLGKIARVVTKVAPISETLLVLDATTGQNGLAQARVFAEVAPLTGIVLTKMDGTAKGGIVLAVQRVLGVPVKFVGLGEGADDLAPFDPEGFVDGLLGD
- a CDS encoding P-II family nitrogen regulator, which gives rise to MKLVTAIIQPHRVDEVRAAIEAVGVKGVTVSEAAGYGRQKGHTEVYRGAEYTVDLVPKTRLEILVEDADAAAVTDAIVSAAQTGKIGDGKVWVIPVDDVARVRTGEHGADAL
- the ndk gene encoding nucleoside-diphosphate kinase, which codes for MTERTLILVKPDGVERGMSGQILARIEAKGYTLVAVELRTASAELLAQHYEEHVGKPFYESLVEFMVSGPVLAVVAEGDRVIEGFRSLAGATDPTVAAPGTIRGDLGRQWPTKVIQNLVHGSDSPDSAAREIGIWFPSL
- a CDS encoding ammonium transporter, which codes for MDFTLDTGNTAWMIVATALVLLMTPALAFFYGGMVRTKSVLNMMMMSFITIGTVAVVWVVYAYGLAFNGSSGLLGNFVGSPKGFFGLNGVSDSTSLAASAGVPFLVMVAFQATFAIITVALISGSLADRLKFSTWTVFTVLWVTLVYTPVAHGVWDGGLLGSFSPTPVIDFAGGTVVHINAGAAGLAFALVLGIRKGFGKEPFKPHNLPYVMLGAALLWFGWFGFNAGSEFAADPTAGRAFLNTTVAPAVAMLGWLLVERIRDGHATSLGAASGIVAGLVAITPAAASVDTWGALAIGLIAGIVCAYAVGLKYKFGFDDSLDVVGVHLVGGIVGTILIGFFAHLNEGTTFAPKGALNGLFYGGGGEQLGSQVIGALVAVVYSFVVTLVIVYALKYTMGLRVSEDVEVAGIDFAEHGETAYEEANQR
- a CDS encoding HD domain-containing protein — translated: MGRSDAVRDDSHAEVPHPLGVRDLKRERQELALALSHSPGRERRQALAALVNERLAEHFAMVVDGVDGLTLAAVGSVGRAEAGPQSDLDLVLLHDGTSKGKAAAAAAAQRLWYPIWDAGLQLDHSTRSLVECRQVASKDLAAAAGLLDLRHIAGDELLAQQARSAILADWRSAARRRLPDLLAASRARAERCGELAYLIEPNLKESRGGLRDYVSLTALSATWLTDKPHGSVDDAANHLLDVRDAVQMVTGRATHIVGRHIASDVAEHMGYDDVDELLASVAGAGRVIAFAVDTTERGARRSLEKSGVGSRAFLAKRRGSAPRHVHVAQGLIDVDGELALAPGYVAEDDAALPVRAAAAAATKGLAFTPSLLEAFARCPELPVPWPEEVREHFGELLRASQHLASVWEALDVAGQIVRWIPQWAPVHNRPQRNPFHVYTVDRHQVETVVLAGRMRRQVGDSDLLLYAALFHDIGKQAGVIDHSAYGAALIPGIAAHIGLPEAVAADMQILVREHLTLADFATTRDAGDPAVATELMERLDGRHDLFETLRVLTEADARAASPKAWTTWREQLIENLTSRVRASLGPEPQVR
- the smc gene encoding chromosome segregation protein SMC, whose protein sequence is MHLKSLTLRGFKSFASATTLEFEPGITCVVGPNGSGKSNVVDALAWVMGEQGAKTLRGGNMSDVIFAGTAGRPPLGRAEVALTIDNSDGALPIEYSEVTISRTLFRSGGSEYAINGAPCRLLDIQDLLSDSGLGREMHVIVGQGQLDGVLRATPEERRHFIEEAAGILKHRRRKEKALRKLDAMQGNLTRVQDLTAELRRQLGPLGKQAEVARQAQSIQSEVRDARSRILADDISMLTIAIAKDQADESAIKERQAQVDAALAEAKARMAELETASAEATPALTKANDIYYRLTSQRERLRNLGTLAEERVRMLGSAVDSQPVTDLIDLADQLERAHAAREELDGEVQEATTALESAESARAEAEQVAEASERHLANLLRSVADRREGVARLAGDVAARRSSVEAMEAEIGRLREAHDAAQRRARDAATEFQRLETTVMDVERGEEDLDAAHEAAVGALDEAKERLEHVKQGLRDAERERDTWAAKAEALSLSLTRKDGVGELLAAGVRFVRGTVASHITIRDGAEDAIAAALGTLAEAVAVDSVDDAVDAIRWLRDEDAGRARFVVADSSAVVTNPDAALPPGAEWASDLIEDSSALASTVRAFVSGVVVVEDLAAARALVAAHHDVVAVTRRGDLLGSRNASGGAGDAPSIMHLQAAFDDACHKRDAAAHQAEQQQFALRAAAEEEQRASVAHEATLARLHESDARMSAVAEQLGHLSSSARSAGADAERLESQMSDASARIEANQGELAGLVERLRAAQAEPEQTESDTKSAHIKRDEDSAAAQIARAKETEARLALRTAEERSRALAARAESLERTASAERDARARADEAAQRRQKQSEAAREVMAGVAATLPVIDASVARADDARADVESRRSERTTALVEVRAHVEQLSGEYGRLTNESHRDEVMRAQQQVRLDQLSERAIEELGMDPGQLVDEFGPQHDVPVIDAEGNEKAEPFVREAQEKRLRHAERGLGQLGRVNPLALEEFAALEERHKFLQDQLADIKSSREDLLSIVTEIDQRVEQIFTEAFNDTAAQFELIFPRLFPGGEGRLVLTDPKNMLETGIDVEARPAGKKVKRLSLLSGGERSLTAVAMLVAIFKARPSPFYVMDEVEAALDDTNLGRLLEIIRELRDESQLIVITHQKRTMEVADALYGITMRGDGVTTVVSQRMGDDAA